One genomic region from Solwaraspora sp. WMMD792 encodes:
- a CDS encoding DUF308 domain-containing protein yields the protein MSAGGARRGRRDNGLDASEYAVAGDVDPRVGEHLLDVLAAGGIAAYLQPSSDVNPVTRTTTVPARPVDRLFVDRAHLDTARGYLVQLAEDGPVAPGSRPGTPATGSGQITSPATDPTVPAGAGQPAGRDADVDAVWAGIIANYHAPAPADPTAAPWPAAENLPPVENLPVEGRSTRRDPLAGGPRRDGTGGEGDGREPASRDATGRDATERGPADRDSDSRDSDSRAGDDAHGRAEPESTATASPDPLPWAVGYTNISVGRRDDEPSLLDGLDTFGARLPDEPEEGYTPPLPPPLPRLSSAAVLGVLAIIAGFILFVFPTVLPVDRGLAILLGFAGVVGGFVTLIWRLRPDHDEDDDLDDGAVV from the coding sequence TGGCCGGCGACGTCGACCCGCGGGTCGGCGAACACCTGCTCGACGTACTCGCCGCCGGTGGGATCGCGGCCTACCTGCAGCCGTCGTCGGACGTCAATCCGGTCACCCGCACGACAACCGTGCCGGCCCGACCGGTGGACCGGCTCTTCGTCGACCGGGCGCACCTGGACACCGCCCGGGGCTACCTGGTGCAGTTGGCCGAGGACGGTCCGGTCGCACCGGGCAGCCGCCCCGGTACGCCGGCCACCGGGTCCGGGCAGATCACGTCGCCGGCGACGGACCCGACCGTTCCGGCCGGCGCGGGGCAGCCGGCCGGTCGGGACGCAGATGTCGACGCCGTCTGGGCCGGCATCATCGCCAACTATCACGCTCCGGCTCCGGCGGACCCCACCGCCGCCCCCTGGCCGGCCGCCGAGAACCTGCCGCCGGTCGAGAACCTGCCGGTCGAGGGCCGGTCGACCAGGCGGGATCCGCTCGCCGGCGGTCCGCGCCGGGACGGGACCGGAGGCGAGGGCGACGGCCGTGAGCCGGCCAGCCGGGACGCCACCGGCCGGGACGCCACCGAGCGAGGCCCGGCCGATCGGGACAGCGACAGCCGGGACAGCGACAGCCGGGCCGGCGACGACGCTCACGGCCGCGCCGAGCCGGAGTCCACGGCCACCGCCTCGCCGGACCCGTTGCCGTGGGCGGTCGGCTACACCAACATCTCCGTCGGACGGCGGGACGACGAACCGTCCCTGCTGGACGGACTGGACACCTTCGGTGCCCGGCTGCCGGACGAGCCGGAGGAGGGTTACACGCCTCCCCTGCCGCCCCCGTTGCCCCGGTTGTCGTCGGCTGCGGTCCTCGGAGTACTGGCGATCATCGCCGGCTTCATCCTCTTCGTCTTCCCGACGGTGCTTCCGGTGGATCGTGGACTGGCCATCCTGCTCGGTTTCGCTGGCGTGGTCGGTGGGTTTGTCACGCTGATCTGGCGGCTGCGGCCGGATCACGACGAGGATGACGATCTGGACGACGGCGCGGTCGTCTGA